The genomic DNA CGAGTGGGAGTTCCCGCGGACGGTGATGTTTCGAAACCGGTCGCGCCTCCCGACTGATCGAGCGCGCCTTCGCATCGCGAGAGAAGCTCGCGGTTGCGCTTCGACGGATAGCGGTCGACGAGGCTCCGCGCGATTTCGCGAGCCTCGCCGTATTCGCGGCAGACGAAGAGAAGCTCCCCGAATTCGATCATGAGCTCCTCCCGGAGGGGATCGAGCCGGAACGCCTCGCGATACTGATCGAGCGCGCGCTGTCGCCAGAGCCGGTTGAAGGCGAGCGCGCCGGCCAGCCGAAAGTGATATTCCGAATTCTCGGGAGCGATCCGAATGCAGTCCTGGAGAAGAACCACCGCGCCGTAACGGTCGTCCCGCTCGAGGCAGGCGTTGGCTTCGAGGTAGGCGATCCGGGCCTGCTTCTGGCGGACGGCGTCGTCGGGCCTCCCGTGGGCGCCCGAAAGATCGATCGGCAGGAGGAGCGGGCTCGTGTCCCACGGCTCGTGCGGCGGCGCGGGCGGAAGCTCCGGTGAGAGCGCGATCAACCCCGCCGCGAGCAGCGTGTAGAGGGTCTGCGCCGCATCCTCGCGGGAGCCGCCGAGGCGCAGGAGGTCGCGGAGGCGGGTTTTCCCGTCGCAGAGCGACAGGAGATAGGCCTCGCCGGAGTTGAGTTGGAGGGACTCGACGCGCTCGGCGAGTTTCGTGGCGCGCACGAAGTGCACCGGGTCGCCCAGTTCGTCCAGATGCCGGTCTGCCGGCGTCCGGCGCACGCCTTCCATGATCAGTGCCGCCGTGGGAAGGTCGAGCGCGACGTCGGGGTCGAGGCGGCCCGTCTCGGGAGCGAACGCGAAGTCGCCGCTCTTCCAGGCGAAGGCGGAATAGAAGATCTCTTCGAAGTGCCGGCGAATTTCGGCGTCCAGCACCTCCCGGGAGAGAAGCCCCTTCTCGACCAGGGTCCTGCCGATTCGCGGATGACGTCCGGCGTGGATCGACCGGAGCGCGCCTTCGATCTGATCTTCCTCGACGAGGCCGTGGAGCAGGAGCGCTTCTCCGATGCGCATTCCGCGTCGCGTCGTGGCGGCGGTCTTCAGCTCGCCGTCGACGAAGAAGAGGTGGATCGTTTCGCCCGGTCGCGAGAGCGTGAGGGTGCCCCGCGCGCGAACCTCGACAATCCGATGGAGGACCGTCGGAACGGAGACGTCCGCGAGACTCCCG from Thermoanaerobaculia bacterium includes the following:
- a CDS encoding DUF4388 domain-containing protein — its product is MELTEAFHGSLADVSVPTVLHRIVEVRARGTLTLSRPGETIHLFFVDGELKTAATTRRGMRIGEALLLHGLVEEDQIEGALRSIHAGRHPRIGRTLVEKGLLSREVLDAEIRRHFEEIFYSAFAWKSGDFAFAPETGRLDPDVALDLPTAALIMEGVRRTPADRHLDELGDPVHFVRATKLAERVESLQLNSGEAYLLSLCDGKTRLRDLLRLGGSREDAAQTLYTLLAAGLIALSPELPPAPPHEPWDTSPLLLPIDLSGAHGRPDDAVRQKQARIAYLEANACLERDDRYGAVVLLQDCIRIAPENSEYHFRLAGALAFNRLWRQRALDQYREAFRLDPLREELMIEFGELLFVCREYGEAREIARSLVDRYPSKRNRELLSRCEGALDQSGGATGFETSPSAGTPTRR